In Plectropomus leopardus isolate mb chromosome 21, YSFRI_Pleo_2.0, whole genome shotgun sequence, the DNA window ATATGTTGTCCTGTTAATGTTAGAATAAGCGTCAATAATCTGATATTTGGTTAGGCTTTTTAAGCATCAgtttacaaacattttgtgtAAATTCTTATCTTTTTGAAATTTACTGAACACCTGACATGGaatacacaaataaagaaaGGCTATAGAGCTTGGAAATTTCAACGGACCAACATTTTAATGGTGACTTTGACGCTACAACAGCTGGAACATTTTGTATCAAATGATAAATAGCAATATGCAGTGCGGTTTGGACATGGTGCTCGGGCAAGTGCCTACAACCTCTGGAACAGCTCAGAAACCTTCAGGCGTTCAGAAGGCCCTCAGTCCTCGCTCTCTCCTGGGCTTCGGATGTCGTCAATCTTAAGGATCATCTTGACGACCTGTGTAGCCAGCAAGATCTGCTGCTTCTTTCCGATCAGGGTCTCCACCACATGTTGCTGCTTCATGTCTATgttggaggaaaacaaaaaagccaatcAATATCATGATGTCttgttttgacattaaaatgcaatGTTACTATCGTCTGACGTTGCTTCCTTACCGTTGGTGTTGTTGTGCAGACAGTCGATGCCGAGGAAGGGGTTGGCCTCTTTGACCTGTTTGGCTCTGACCTCTGCCATGGTCTGGATTGGGTTTAGCCCACTGTTCTCAGCCAGCGCCATGGGGATGACCTCCAGAGCATCAGCAAACGACCTCATGGCATATTGCTCCAATGATGGGCACTAACAGGGAGAGGAGCAGAAATAAAGACTATCACAGCAAGAGAAACAGCATCTTAATGGTggactgaagaaaaaaaaagcagtagaaacatatttaagtcTAAATACATACCATATTCAATTTATCTAAATTTTGAAAgtatctgcatttttattttagtgcatCTCACCTTATCTGCAGCCTGGTTGACGGCCAGAGCACATGCGATCTCTGAAGCTCCTCCTCCATACACAACACGGTTGTCTCTGACCAGATTGCGAATTACACACAGAGCATCATGGAGAGCACGCTTTGCCTCTTCGATGATCTAATGAGatagatgaaataaaaatgtgagcCAAAAGGGGCagattaacatttatttatatgtcaATGGGACTTAAGAGTAAAAGTCCCATATGTGCTTACCATTTTGTTGCCTCCGCGAATGAAAATAGTGACGGCCCTGGTGTTTTTGCACTCCTGGATCACCAACATGCGATCCTTTGTAGTGCCGAAGGAGATCTCCTTCACCAAACCAGCGGTGCCAAGCTTCTCTGGTGTCAGCTCAGAGAACCGTGGCACGATGCGGCCTCCTGTGGCGATGGCGatcagctgcagagaaaacaataGACACcgacattttaaaacaaacagttaagTACCTTACACCCTGTGCTCATCAACACCACACAgccataaaatgtaaatacctGATTGATgaacacagatttaaaaaaaaaaccaaaacattaaagaGTACTAAAACATGGTAAACAACTCTAACCTCAATCTCAGGCCCTCCGACCCAGCGCACTGCTGGCAGCTCGTTCTGCAGCAGAAGGTGGTTGGCTTCATCATCAAAGCCCCATTGGCAGATGGCCAAGTTAGCACCATTGCTTTTGACCTAAAAGAGAAATACAAGTTTAAATTTTAAGACTAAACGCGCCAATGTAGATGTTTAGAATTCAGTTCTAGTACCCGAGATGCTGCAGCACTAACCTGTTGGATCATCTCCTCAAACTtatctttttcatatttctggAGAGCTTTGTAGTCCTCCACTGAGGTCACATCCAACTTATGCTTGGTCTTGGGCTTAGGGGGCTCAAATGGGCAGGTAAGGATAGCaatttttgcatctttcagAACCTGTGGGTGACAAAGAACAATTGATGTCAGCATCTTTATCTTATACGGGctcagaaaaaatgtaaatgctatATAGAACCTGTAGTGTTTGGCTGCAGCACTATAAAGCAAAtgactcaggaaaaaaaactgacttcttatagacatcaacaaacaatacttaaattatcaaaaaatgttaaaactgggatatttagtcataaaaatggatgtcAGACATGCATATTTAATTTGTCCTTAAGACATCTGGATATCGCTGATGACATCATCTGACAGTGATATTCCCCTTGTTTGTACCTTGGGCATCTGAGGGTGGCTGAACTCCTTGTCAACTATGACTCCCTTGATGAGCTGCGTGTCCTCCAGCTTGCCTCCTACTTTGCCCTCCATCTTGATGAGCTCGAAGTCCACGTCCTTCCTCTCCATGTCTGCTACGGTGAGGATGGCCTCCACCGCAATCTCTGCCATCTGTCTGTGACACCGGTTGATACTGAAAGACAACAGTACAACTTTAACAATAAAATCATTTCTATATATCGATTTCTTGCAATGAAGGATATATATGTTTAAGAATTTAGCTTATGagtaaaaatatgatttaatcattttctgCTTTACATCTAAAGTACCAAATACTCAAAAGGCCACAAGGGAATGTACACTCAGTTGCCAGCGTAGATACGTTCATTTAGCGAAGTCTAATGCAGTCTAAAACAACAGTTTTGCAATAAACCTTCCATTCATAAAGGTTGAAATGTTCAGATTTCATCAAAACTGTCAATCTGATGTGCTGATTTAACTGTGTGATCATACTGGAGtctctattttatgctgctgttgAACTGTATTGCATTATACTATGGAGGTGTTTCTAATTTTGGTCTACCCCATCTGTACTTTCAACACACAGGTTTCAACAACACTATTGTGTATACAAAACTCACATTTTGGATCCCAGTGTTGTCATGGCGGTTTCAATGAGGGGTTCTGTGTTGTTGGGATCGCAGGGTAAGGTTTCAGCAATTTTATCAAGCTGCTCGATGGCAATTCGTGCAGCCTGGTCATAACCGTCAGAGATCCTGATGGGGTGGATTCCTCGGTCCAGCAGCTGCTCAGCCTGCTCAAGCAGAGCGCCAGCCAGCActaaagagaaagacaaaaatacagtgAGACAATACCACTAACAATAGCTGGACTATGCTTGAAAGATATCAGGTTGTCTTGATCAGAGCTGCAATTGGTTAAATGACGTCAAATATGCTATGTGCATATGATTTAGCAAATTTGTAATTAAAACTGTCCAGTTCAATGAAGCTCCAGGATGCTTCAAGGTTTCAGTGCATCTATGATAAAGCTGACGTAATGCATTGAGACCGAGATGGCGTAAATGGAAACTCATGAATACACCATTTTTTATTTGGCATCACACCACTGAAGTGGGGTTGCAGTGGTATACAATGAAAACCAAATGTAGCTTGATAACATTGCCAGTTATCAAACTGTATACATTTACTTTCCAACGATATTGGAAAACATATATTTGGACGCAAAAATCTCACCTCCTTATTGCCTCGACTATCTGTCAAAATTCTTACAcatactttaatttaaaaaaatgtttctatatcagttacaataaagtgtttgttttaacaaaacaaccttgtcatttgtttaaataacattataaccgattattataaaaataattttgtaataccatgaaataattatattttctgagatggttattgTACTGTGAAAATCTCACCACTGCAACTCTACGCTGAGGACATGCTAGAATAAAGTCATACAAAACCCAGCAGCTTTTAGAGGTGAAAGAGGACCCAATCATTTTGGTTATTGTCTCCCTTTCAGTCACTTCTTTCTGGGGCAACATGATACTTTTATGATAACCTAAAATCTAATCCTCTGTGAGATTAGAACAATAAGACCAGCACAATACCAAGCCAAACTATATAAAACCCCAATTTACTGCCACCAACCTAAACATCTCATCTTCCTTTACATACCAACAACTCCAGTGGTTCCATCTCCAATCTCATCATCCTGAGACTTTGAGAGCTCCACCATGAGTTTAGCAATCTGGTGGTCCACATCCATCATGCTAAGAATAGTGGCTCCATCATTGGTGACTGTAACCTCCCCATCCCTGTCAACCATCATCTTGTCAAGACCTGGaaacaaaaatggagaaaaaaatagagggAGGAACACCAAATTTACATAGTGAAAATTAATTTCAGCGTTTAAGCACTCATCCAACCCTCTATAAAGTCAGATGTGACTGCAATGCATTGGTTTATACTCACCATTAGGTCCCAGAGATGTCTTGAGCGTTGACGCAACTGCCATGCCTGCCATAATATGAGACTGCAAAACGCGAACACAATTTCATGTCAGCTCACAAATTTAAATCGAACTAATAACTTATCTCTATCCCGAAGACAGATTGAAGTTGCCATCCACgagaaacagctgaaacatcAATATTGAAATGATGTGCATCGATAAGGACCATTTGGGCACAGCCCTATATAGCAACACCCACCGACTGAACGCCTTTACAGAAAGCACATGGGCCTCTATGCTAGCATGACTAGCTAATCCTTTGGATAATGCCATTCTGCTGCTATCGCACCAACAGCTCGACTTGCCAGTAAAGCATATGGTTATAAACAGTAACATTGTATATCAACACATATTGTGTTGTCTTAACGTATCCCACCCTAATCAAGTAATAGCAAAGTAGCGACATGCTAACTAACATGCCACACTTGCGCCCCGTTAGCTAGCCCATTGTACCTTCAGTGCGTCAATGCCCGATAACCGTGACTTCTTGTCCTGGTCTTTAATGATGATGAAAGGCCTTCCATATTCATCAAAAGCCAGTGTCCCCAACGcggacatgttgactggaggatcGGGACACTTAGTAAGTGTTCAACGGTTAAAATAGGGAGTTTTTACAATGGAAAACTGGAGTGTGGCCGAGCTGCGAGCCGCACGGGTCTGCCGGCGACTTCTGGAAGGATCCACGGGCGGGGAGGGCGGAACCAAGTAGCCTCAAGtgtgtttatttacacattaaacACCAGTTTATATATAACGACAAAACAtattaacaggaaaaaatatattattccgaaagacaattaaaagcatcgctgacagatttttttgaagattaGATCAGAGAAGCTCTTTTTTTGCAACGTGGTTTCTTCCAATCACGTTCAAAACATCTGATCTCGCGTGAATTCCAGGCATGCTAAAATTCAAGAAGGACTGAGTTGAGTGGACTAGAAAAGgtagaaaacatattttcctaCAACTTCACACAACCTTTCTAGTTccttataaatacattttagtatctgaatttaattttaaaaaaggatacgTTTATCTTGAGTAGACTCCATCCGGGGAACAGATGTTGTCACAGGGTTTTCCCTCCGTGTGCCAGTGGTGGCAGTTAAAAGCTGTTAGCTGCTAATTTACAACGTTAGCTAACACATTGGTTTTGATTTAGCGCTAgctataaaaagataaataaaatgctcGAATACACGTGAACTTGGGTAGTGTTACGTTAAAAACTGACGCAACGTCCGGCTACTTTATGGTGGTGTTaagggttgttgtttttctcagcaTTCCGAAGGTTCGTCTTTTGCAGCTGTCAAAATTAGCAGTGTGTAGGTAAGATATGGTAACAGTTACCCATTTAAACTCAGCTGGACCACTGAGTATTTGATTTGTAATCACCTCAGTAGTAGTGGTGTTAATGTAGTCCAGCTCTGAGTTGTTTACATATTGGTGTATCTTAAATGACAATGTTTGTTAACGTTTTTTCGTGAGTAGTGGTAGAGACTTAGAGATCACAAGGGATTACAAACACCTGGCTGCATTTCGATTAGCACGAATGCTAATTTGACTTATAGCAACAAGTTAATTATGATGGCTGTTCAGTAGGATGGGGTCAGCCTTTATCCCCCcttcatgtcaaaatataagCTGTAAGAAGCAATTGTGAAATAAGTATATGACGATagtatttgtgatattttaccAACATGTCATTAGACatatggctgaattccatttagctgctttagtttcagggtcctggtcCTATGCATACAGTTAACTGGGATACATGAACTTGTCATCTTAATGTTAAtatcacctgtgcttttcctgctatgacaagtcaaacCAGTAAAACTGCTTTTAAGAAATGTAATTAAGGCATATCTAAGTCTCAATCATCAATCAGTCATCaattatttgtcacatggaaatAATACATGCAAGTGAAATGGGATCCCATCAACTCCTTTAACTTATGCACTGTGATTTAGTACTTTTGTGTTCTCTTTCATCTTTGACTTTATAGTTGTCCATGATTCTGGATGAttctggtaatccatggtttctggttgtggagTAATTTAACCCTTCACACATACTGACCTCAGTCTACAAAGCatgttgtatttctgtattcTCTAGCATGCCCTGTGAAGCAAAGCCTCGTTTTGTGGTACTCTACGGGTCTCAGAAGGGCCAAGCTGAGTCCCTCGCAGAGGGAATAGCTGAGACGGCAGAAGAGCATGGACTGGTTGCTGAGCTCAGTTGCTTGAATCAGAATGAGAAGGTAGTTTTGCACTTtataacacaataacacatcAGTAATAACATTGTGAATGTTATTTTGCTAGATTTTGTGAATATTAATGCAATGAGTTTTCACCTTGATTAGTGGAAACACTACTCGCTTATTAATCATATAACTGGTTCCAGTACAATTTGGAGAAGGAGAATGCCCCAGTGGTCTTTATTGTGTCTACTACTGGAGATGGGGAACCACCAGACAATGCCCTCCAATTTGTAAAGCGCATCAAGAACAAGACTCTCTCCGCTGACCACTATAAACACCTTTGCTATGCACTTTTAGGTAAATTCTATGATGAAGGTCTGAGGTAGCTTTTTTATGCAGCCCATCTGTCGGTATGGGGAACTTGATATGCAAAACATATTGTCTGTAAATCATAACAATGCAGAGCACTGCACAGTGTTTACTTTCTGAGCAGTTGCTGGCTTGAGAAATcttcatctgtttttctctgactGCTCCAGCTTTAGGAGACACAAATTATGCAAATTTCTGCAACTGCGGGAAGACGATTGAGCGTCGTCTACAGGAACTTGGAGCCAAACAATTCTATGCGACGGGATATGCAGATGATGGTGTAGGGTAAGTTTTGCAGTTTAGACATTCAGCTTTTGGCATTTGGCCTTTAAGCTTCCtattctctctttgtctttatttattacACTGCTTTGTATAATTTTGTAAACTTTGTTCTCTCCAGGCTGGAGTTGGTTGTGGACCCTTGGATTGAAGGACTGTGGAAAGCAATCAAAGAAGCCTTATCAAAAATGGCTTCCGATAGGACTGGTTACTTGAAAGGAGAAGCAGGGGATTCACCAAAGGAAACTCCCGATTCATCCATACCAGATGTTCAACTAAACCTCTTGAGCATAACTGACCACCAGAGCTGCGAGTCGACCAGAGCATCTGTTGAAACGGTCCCCAAATTTGCAACTTCCGTTTCATCTTCTGCTACACAAACTGCTGTTTCTGATCTCAGGCCAGCTTTTCCTACAGGGAGCCCAGGTTTGGCATCCAAGTCTCATGGTACTGCCAGTGTTCCTACATCAGCACAGGAGACACAGATTGGGGACGCTGGAGTTCCCCATGTTGCGTTGGCAGCTTCACTGACACGCTCCTTGACGCCACTGTCTGAGTCCTCTCTTAATGTTCCTGCTCTGCCTCCTCCCTACCTCGATGTCTCTCTGCAGGAGGTGGACGCTGTTGAACAGGTGAGGAATAATGGTGCTGATAAAAGCAGTATTTGCGCCATATTTCACCCTTCATctcaatgttttctttcagagtGTTGGACCGTTAAACAAAGAGTCTCTCCATGAGGTACCCATATCCAGGGCTGTTCAGCTGAGCAGAGGAGATTCAGTAAAGACAGCCCTTCTGTTAGAGCTGGATATCTCCGTAAgcttattattatatttgaaaaCCCTCTAAAACTGTgttataaatgtaaattttgatTGCATTTCGGACTTTCGATGCTTCTTTTTCATTCTTAGGCTTACCCGATGATGACCCATCAGCCCGGGGATTCGTTTGATGTGTTCTGCCCAAACAGGGACACTGAGGTGGAGGACCTGCTCCACAGATTGGGCCTTCATGACCAGAGGAACCGCCGAGTGCAGGTTTCTCTGTGCAAAGACACTAAGAAAAAAGGTAAGGTGTGCCTGCCCAAAGATTTTTAACATGCACTCAGTGTACTCCTGAAAAGAATGTTGTAACAAAGCATTGGAATTGCAAAACATTACACAGCACTCATGTTCGGATTTTCCAAAAGATTCTTGTGTTTGTTGGCTTAATATCAGACCAAATTTTCATCTAATTATACTCCTTTTCCATCTTAGTCTGACATTGCTTCCATTGTAACCAATTTTCACTGGGGAAGGGAATTTGATTTCACTAGAGATCAACATATCTGCCTGAATCTCATATCATTTTAAGTCCACATTGATGCATAGCTACGTCAACGTGCTAGTTTTGCCGAAGTTTTGAGAATGGAGCggagcaaagtaaaaacaagctATGATGACTGGTGATATTAAGAAGATATGTTGATATAGAACAGCCTCCATAGCAGCATCTATCTTATGTATTGCACTTTACATTGTTGTATTAACCCTCATTGGTTGTGGCGTACAGCTTGATAATGCTTGATAGTGGCATTAGTCCCACTTGTGGTGCTAATTGCCTAATTGTTGCTCTTTGGATTGATTGCTTTTTTAATCGAGAAACCGTTGTTACATGTCATGATGCCAGACGAATCATTCAACTCTATGGAGTGGGTGTATTCAAATGTCTGCACAGAGGCAATATGTTTGTGACATTTATATCTATGATAATTGCCAAATGTTTTCTCCTCCCTGATTTATAGGTGCCCAGGTGCcatcctacatttcccagaacaTTTCTCTGCTGTACCTGCTCACATGGTGTCTGGAGATCAGAAGTGTTCCTAAGAAGGTACTGAATGTGCAGACATTGCCCCACAGCTTCTTACTCTGTAATTTGCTTTTACCAAGCTGCTTTCTGATGTGACACACTGAGACAGTATCAGCAGAATAAGTGGAATACCAGCATAATAAgtggaaagacattttttaagcgTCATGTTTTCTCTGGCTAGAGCACACTGCTTTTATTGGTGTTGTCAAAGCTTGGAGAaaagtatattatattttagGAAGAGGTGCAATTATATTTGACACAGATGTCCCTGTTTATTTTAGGATGATTAAGGTTACTGAACAGGCATATGCATACTCAAATAGTCTTTGTCAGGACAGGGTGTGGGCTGATAAGATTTGCATGGGTTCATAATGTGCTTTGAAAAGCTCAGGCATGACTGAATTTACTATAAGCGTACGTCCCAGGCTTAAATATTGATTAATTGTACCTGGTCCTCTGTGGTGAATTAGATTAAATGAACACTTCACCCATAAAATGACTacttgtatatcaattactcatgccttgttaccttgaatttgtgaagaaaactttgtttttcaaacgTAACTCCATGAAAAACAGCCATTatgttgatttattgattgattaagGACCAAAAACATCCATTATCAAACTCACAAAACTTGGGCAGTAAAATTCCAGGTcgcatttatccagtcgtatgctcagtacttcccaaatacatgcatttttgcaaaaacctcaCTAATTAAAACTGACCTGAAAAGTGACTTATTTGTAAGacttgataaatgagacttggatcaaactgcatgagttgtatgagtttgtaaacagatgttttgatatagttttgctgcttttaaaggCAGTCCCCAATAACTCAATAAATCAGTAAACCAATTTGCAGTTTTCCACGGAGGCATTCGAGAAAAGGCTTTCTTCACAAATCCAATGTAGTACAGCATGACttatttacaaatggtcattttgtgggtgaaatattccCTTAACAGCTGATGTGAGGAAATGTCAAATGTCCACAATGTTGAGCTTTGGTAGAGCCTAAACATTAGCAGGTGACCTGCATGACTTCCACCTGGTTGTGTGACATTtccaaaattatttgaaatactGTCACTATAGTGTCAGTCGCTAACTTGTGTAACTGCCAGTACTCCTTGTCTAATTCCCATTTCTCAAGTTATTTACACCCGTATTCTGATATTTACTGCATAAGGGTTAGGGTtcattatttaagaaaaaacattatagtctaaagaaattgaaaaacattcatttccCTCTAACATGAGCTGCAACAGTAGTTTACTGCTCTGTGTAAACAGCACACtgaaagatgaaataaaagGGGACTATTTGTAAATAATGTCAAATATGGCAAATATCCAATGGCTTCTTTATGAATATAGCATTTTAAGTATTGCTCAGCAGGAAGCACCGTtgaaagcataaaataacacagCACTTATGACACAGTATATGAACTTATAGCACACTGcataaaagggttttttttaaacaacatgtttttatttttaagcccAAAACAAGAAATGATATTCCTTGGTCGGTATGACACATTAAGAGACGTTGGGAACATTAATCCTgatttctgcagtgttttttattaGAGAAGCTTAATTTAACTGTCCCAATCAAATTGATAATGTGTCATAAAGACATCTTAATGGTAATAGCTACCATCGGTTCAGTTCCCTGCTGTATATAAGACATGTGCACAGACTCATTTTATCCTCTGTGTTATAAAATTCCTGCAGAGAAATTGTCTCGGGTCAAGCTGTTGTCTACAGACTTACAAGGCTGTaagagttttattttacaataccTGTCTGTGTAACCCAAGCAGTTAATCTGCTTTACTAAAGCAGTTATAGAACCTATAAGTTTTATACTTCATGATTTTTAGGATAGTTAAAGATAATTACCTCAGCCTCTTGGTAAGTCCAATTCcatataatatttataactgCATCAAATACAGAAAGATATACCTGGCATGTCATGGCTTGCCATTTCTACTGAGACTAATTTGAATTTTACTGCTGAAGCTATTCAGACACTGTATCAGATGCACAGTTTTTGGACACAAGTCAAATAATGGTAAAGTGCTGCCTTTACAGGACAGATTGGAAGATGgggataatatttttttcagtgcaacAAATGTAACTAATCTCTCCATACATGCACTCTTAAACTAATGAATCACCAGAATTAAACAATACACTTATGCATGACAAATATTCAGAAGTTACTGTAGTGATTACTGTATCAGAGTAATTTATGGTTGCGGAATAAACTAAAATCACtccaaaaagttgcattttaatatttattaatgatCCACTTTAATCCTGTAATTTGCATTAGAGCGAACAAACAGATTAACAATCAGTGATGAAATACCAGTTTAACAGCAGAATGTCTTCTgcaaatttaacaagaaattggtTGCATTAATTGATTTTGATGGATTTGTTTTAAGGATTAAAGAATGCCTCCTTGCTTTGCTAATTTCTGAGTTGCTTTAAGAGCTTTTAAAAACCAAAGGATCGTTTTGTGAGGGCCAAAAGTGCATTGCAAATGATGAAATGGCTGTATTCCACAACTGGGCTGGTGTCAAGGTTTAACTGGTGTTGAGGGAGAATTATTAAATGTATATCACGTAGGTGCAAGGCTATCGAAAAACTgcatatataaagaaaaacGTAACGCCTGCATACTTACTCCTTGCTGCAAAAGTCTGGTAGATTCACATGGATTTAAGATTTCTTCTGTTTGCTCTTACTTAATACAATAGAATTTTGGAATGAAGGTGATGTAGACTGATGTATGTGCTGATTATTCATAG includes these proteins:
- the mtrr gene encoding methionine synthase reductase isoform X1; its protein translation is MVVLRVVVFLSIPKVRLLQLSKLAVCSMPCEAKPRFVVLYGSQKGQAESLAEGIAETAEEHGLVAELSCLNQNEKYNLEKENAPVVFIVSTTGDGEPPDNALQFVKRIKNKTLSADHYKHLCYALLALGDTNYANFCNCGKTIERRLQELGAKQFYATGYADDGVGLELVVDPWIEGLWKAIKEALSKMASDRTGYLKGEAGDSPKETPDSSIPDVQLNLLSITDHQSCESTRASVETVPKFATSVSSSATQTAVSDLRPAFPTGSPGLASKSHGTASVPTSAQETQIGDAGVPHVALAASLTRSLTPLSESSLNVPALPPPYLDVSLQEVDAVEQSVGPLNKESLHEVPISRAVQLSRGDSVKTALLLELDISAYPMMTHQPGDSFDVFCPNRDTEVEDLLHRLGLHDQRNRRVQVSLCKDTKKKGAQVPSYISQNISLLYLLTWCLEIRSVPKKAFLRALVEHTGDSVQRRRLQELCSKQGAADYNLYVRDPSLSVLELLTAFTSCLPPLSLLIEHLPKLQPRPYSAASSCLRYPGKLHFVFNVVEFPACPGRPAGRRGLCTGWLFDLINPVLVFPEKAESSSSPAVPKIHVSLRPNCSFRPPSDLSAPFIMVGPGTGVAPFIGFLQQREKERKENPEATFGETWLFFGCRHRDRDYLFREELEGFVSSGTLSQLKVCFSRDDQEDEATASASARPKYVQHNMLLNRKHITDILLKQNGYIYVCGDAKNMAKDVNDTLLEMIKTELQVDQLEAMKRLAGLREEKRYLQDIWG
- the cct5 gene encoding T-complex protein 1 subunit epsilon, which codes for MSALGTLAFDEYGRPFIIIKDQDKKSRLSGIDALKSHIMAGMAVASTLKTSLGPNGLDKMMVDRDGEVTVTNDGATILSMMDVDHQIAKLMVELSKSQDDEIGDGTTGVVVLAGALLEQAEQLLDRGIHPIRISDGYDQAARIAIEQLDKIAETLPCDPNNTEPLIETAMTTLGSKIINRCHRQMAEIAVEAILTVADMERKDVDFELIKMEGKVGGKLEDTQLIKGVIVDKEFSHPQMPKVLKDAKIAILTCPFEPPKPKTKHKLDVTSVEDYKALQKYEKDKFEEMIQQVKSNGANLAICQWGFDDEANHLLLQNELPAVRWVGGPEIELIAIATGGRIVPRFSELTPEKLGTAGLVKEISFGTTKDRMLVIQECKNTRAVTIFIRGGNKMIIEEAKRALHDALCVIRNLVRDNRVVYGGGASEIACALAVNQAADKCPSLEQYAMRSFADALEVIPMALAENSGLNPIQTMAEVRAKQVKEANPFLGIDCLHNNTNDMKQQHVVETLIGKKQQILLATQVVKMILKIDDIRSPGESED
- the mtrr gene encoding methionine synthase reductase isoform X2 codes for the protein MPCEAKPRFVVLYGSQKGQAESLAEGIAETAEEHGLVAELSCLNQNEKYNLEKENAPVVFIVSTTGDGEPPDNALQFVKRIKNKTLSADHYKHLCYALLALGDTNYANFCNCGKTIERRLQELGAKQFYATGYADDGVGLELVVDPWIEGLWKAIKEALSKMASDRTGYLKGEAGDSPKETPDSSIPDVQLNLLSITDHQSCESTRASVETVPKFATSVSSSATQTAVSDLRPAFPTGSPGLASKSHGTASVPTSAQETQIGDAGVPHVALAASLTRSLTPLSESSLNVPALPPPYLDVSLQEVDAVEQSVGPLNKESLHEVPISRAVQLSRGDSVKTALLLELDISAYPMMTHQPGDSFDVFCPNRDTEVEDLLHRLGLHDQRNRRVQVSLCKDTKKKGAQVPSYISQNISLLYLLTWCLEIRSVPKKAFLRALVEHTGDSVQRRRLQELCSKQGAADYNLYVRDPSLSVLELLTAFTSCLPPLSLLIEHLPKLQPRPYSAASSCLRYPGKLHFVFNVVEFPACPGRPAGRRGLCTGWLFDLINPVLVFPEKAESSSSPAVPKIHVSLRPNCSFRPPSDLSAPFIMVGPGTGVAPFIGFLQQREKERKENPEATFGETWLFFGCRHRDRDYLFREELEGFVSSGTLSQLKVCFSRDDQEDEATASASARPKYVQHNMLLNRKHITDILLKQNGYIYVCGDAKNMAKDVNDTLLEMIKTELQVDQLEAMKRLAGLREEKRYLQDIWG